A DNA window from Impatiens glandulifera chromosome 7, dImpGla2.1, whole genome shotgun sequence contains the following coding sequences:
- the LOC124945753 gene encoding probable E3 ubiquitin-protein ligase XERICO, with product MGLSTYPTPSDGGVLCVVLVSTVMSINMVKGLVNSMLRVAGIRRTTSSLEEYTISRDEYNIDNQLPDSLESRGSPSKWWYSEEFRTRNPPIKFGSICHHEQECSVCLNEFEDESLINQLECGHVFHANCMEKWLDCWNITCPLCRSPVMSSEEEEDMSYFCDRLEFEELGAN from the exons atgGGTCTTTCTACTTACCCAACTCCTTCCGATGGAGGAGTACTTTGTGTTGTTTTGGTAAGCACGGTCATGTCGATCAATATGGTCAAGGGTTTGGTCAACTCAATGCTCCGTGTGGCCGGTATTCGAAGAACTACATCATCACTCGAAGAGTACACCATTTCGAGAGATGAGTACAACATTGATAACCAATTACCTGATTCACTTGAATCGCGAGGCAGCCCTTCAAAATGGTGGTATAGTGAAGAGTTTCGAACCCGAAATCCACCTATCAAGTTCGGCTCAATATGTCATCACGAACAAGAGTGCTCGGTTTGCCTAAACGAGTTTGAAGACGAATCCTTAATAAACCAGCTAGAATGCGGCCATGTTTTTCATGCAAATTGCATGGAGAAATGGCTGGACTGTTGGAACATCACGTGCCCGCTCTGCAGGAGCCCTGTCATGTCAtccgaagaggaagaagatatGTCGTATTTTTG TGACAGATTGGAGTTCGAAGAGCTTGGAGCCAACTGA
- the LOC124945523 gene encoding uncharacterized protein LOC124945523: MLNRNSLSRTGNFLPEKLGQDVVKLISNLCFTIFVIGVLVFTIIAATYEPEDPLFLPSNKLTNFLTSTSNATFKSDNSVVRTGEDFMPANQTDFANFINVTDFETLEPTKVNCEGEIDCTDPEVFQLMMKSAIERFNDIHFYRFGKSVRGDMDNSCHMAWRFRPKEGKAAAFYKDYRSFEILRSENCSMSVVSIGEYHSGQNARKRKRKNEKAGFEKEQPSVNLPVVGETDGVNDTLPVVESRGSFGTGKYLAYVGGGDRCKSMDHYLWSFMCALGEAKYLNRTLVMDLSVCLNSIYTSSGQTEEGKDFRFYFDFEHLKESASVLDHFQFWSDWKKWHRKDHLRLHLVEDFRITPMKLTDVEDTLIMRKFGMAEPDNYWYRVCEGETESIVQRPWHLVWKSRRLMDIVSAITARLNWDFDSVHIVRGEKATNKEVWPNLETDTSPESILSVLSERIDDGRNVYVATDERDVSFFDPLKDKYTTHFLEEYKDLWDENSEWYLETKKLNNGVGVEFDGYMKNLVDTEVFLRGKKQIETFNDLTRDCKDGINTCTL; the protein is encoded by the coding sequence ATGTTGAACCGAAATTCATTATCAAGAACTGGAAATTTCTTGCCCGAAAAACTTGGCCAAGATGTTGTGAAACTAATTAGCAACCTCTGTTTCACCATTTTCGTGATCGGAGTACTGGTTTTCACCATTATAGCTGCTACATACGAGCCGGAGGATCCACTCTTTCTTCCGTCGAACAAACTAACAAATTTCCTCACCTCGACTTCAAACGCGACGTTCAAATCCGACAACTCGGTTGTTAGAACGGGAGAGGACTTCATGCCTGCAAACCAAACCGATTTCGCAAACTTCATAAATGTAACCGATTTCGAAACATTGGAGCCCACGAAGGTTAATTGTGAAGGTGAAATCGATTGCACTGATCCTGAAGTTTTTCAACTTATGATGAAGTCGGCTATTGAGCGTTTCAATGATATACATTTTTACCGTTTTGGAAAATCTGTTCGCGGCGATATGGATAATTCTTGCCACATGGCGTGGAGGTTTAGGCCCAAGGAAGGAAAGGCGGCTGCATTTTATAAGGATTATCGGAGCTTCGAGATTTTGAGATCGGAGAATTGTAGTATGAGCGTCGTTTCGATCGGAGAGTATCATTCAGGTCAGAATGCTCGAAAGAGAAAAAGGAAGAATGAAAAGGCTGGTTTTGAGAAAGAACAACCGTCGGTTAATCTTCCGGTGGTCGGGGAGACCGATGGGGTGAACGATACCCTTCCCGTGGTTGAATCTCGGGGGTCATTTGGAACCGGGAAGTACTTGGCGTACGTGGGCGGAGGGGATCGGTGCAAGAGCATGGATCATTATCTGTGGAGTTTCATGTGTGCGTTAGGGGAAGCGAAATATTTGAACCGAACTTTGGTTATGGACTTGAGTGTTTGTTTGAATTCGATCTACACTTCCTCGGGTCAAACCGAAGAAGGGAAGGATTTTCGATTCTATTTCGATTTCGAGCATTTGAAAGAATCGGCCTCGGTTTTAGACCACTTTCAATTTTGGTCCGACTGGAAGAAATGGCATCGGAAAGACCATTTACGTCTCCATCTCGTCGAGGATTTTCGTATAACCCCGATGAAACTAACCGACGTCGAGGACACATTGATCATGAGGAAATTTGGAATGGCGGAGCCGGATAATTATTGGTACAGGGTTTGCGAAGGGGAGACGGAATCCATTGTGCAAAGGCCGTGGCATTTGGTGTGGAAATCGCGACGGTTAATGGACATAGTTTCGGCGATCACGGCTCGGCTAAATTGGGATTTCGATTCGGTTCATATAGTGAGAGGAGAGAAGGCAACGAATAAGGAGGTTTGGCCGAATCTAGAAACGGATACTTCTCCCGAATCGATTCTCTCCGTTCTGTCAGAGAGAATCGATGACGGGAGGAACGTATACGTCGCGACTGATGAACGGGACGTGTCGTTTTTCGACCCGTTGAAGGATAAATATACTACACATTTTCTGGAGGAATATAAAGATTTGTGGGATGAGAATAGCGAGTGGTATTTGGAAACGAAGAAGCTTAACAACGGAGTCGGGGTTGAGTTTGACGGTTATATGAAGAATTTGGTTGATACGGAAGTGTTCTTGAGAGGAAAGAAGCAGATTGAAACATTTAACGATCTCACTCGGGATTGTAAGGATGGAATTAACACTTGCACTTTGTAA